A DNA window from uncultured Methanoregula sp. contains the following coding sequences:
- a CDS encoding vWA domain-containing protein, with product MADCSDSMRGKKIATLNQAIREAVPEVQKAVASYPQVEIQMRAIKFSDDAAWHVGPDPVPLEQFVWPELETSGLTATAKALRLLEKELSIERMPRRGLPPVCILVSDGFCTDPRDEYDAAIADLAKIPWGVKAVRLAIAIGDESDYNETELLKFVNQDQIGLLKAHSPEELVSYIKWASVSASVASSRGRSRGTGAAEDISNVIIDSPPPLITSNTELF from the coding sequence ATGGCCGATTGTTCTGATTCCATGCGGGGAAAGAAGATTGCTACGCTGAACCAGGCAATCCGGGAAGCCGTCCCTGAAGTTCAGAAGGCGGTTGCCTCGTACCCGCAGGTCGAGATCCAGATGAGGGCTATAAAATTCTCCGATGATGCAGCCTGGCACGTTGGCCCTGATCCGGTTCCCCTTGAACAATTCGTCTGGCCCGAGCTCGAAACATCGGGTCTGACGGCAACTGCAAAAGCTCTTCGCCTTCTTGAAAAAGAGCTCTCAATTGAGCGGATGCCAAGACGCGGCCTTCCCCCGGTCTGCATCCTTGTCTCTGACGGATTCTGTACCGATCCGCGGGATGAGTATGATGCTGCAATTGCGGATCTCGCAAAGATCCCCTGGGGTGTCAAGGCGGTCAGGCTCGCGATTGCCATTGGCGACGAGTCGGATTACAATGAGACCGAACTTCTCAAGTTTGTCAATCAGGACCAGATCGGCCTCTTAAAAGCCCATTCTCCCGAGGAACTGGTCTCGTACATCAAGTGGGCCTCGGTCTCTGCATCCGTTGCATCTTCCCGGGGGCGGAGCCGCGGAACCGGAGCAGCTGAAGACATATCGAATGTGATCATCGATTCGCCCCCGCCGCTGATCACATCGAATACCGAATTATTCTAA
- the recQ gene encoding DNA helicase RecQ produces MDTALQNLKKYWGYTSFLPHQEAIIRSVLAGNDTLAIMATGGGKSLCYQLPALSHDGLTLVISPLISLMKDQVDDLNERGIPAAAYTGSLDSKQKNLLLQGIQKRTLRLLFISPERCMQPQFLESLRNTNVNLVAIDEAHCISEWGPNFRPEYRQLSQVKKTFPGVTVIALTASAIPEVRQDICLQLGLLEVKEFIGSFNRPNLEYRVIPKKNPLVFLAHYIGQHRLDAGIIYCLSKKETEEVATELRRRGFSANAYHAGLSPQVRSRVQDAFLGGTIKIICATVAFGMGIDMPDVRYVIHYVLPKTIESYYQETGRAGRDGKYSECILLYSKSDGARVRSMLEHDNMSGQSLRVSIKKLQEMIAYCEHTGCRRRFLLEYFGETYGPENCGSCDNCDHPPDMSDATDIARLIVSSIQQMPGLFGTELNIDVLRGSKNAKIQDYHLFTLPSYSAGKKYGRDDYRIWINELIRQGFLVRTGDKYPVISVTGKGSELIKGRLRVMLPVSTPALSKSSGPVTVKDLNADDGILFKKLRVLRKSLADANGYPPFMIFPDKTLLEMVRLKPDDRESLSAISGIGPVKRDRYGEIFLKEINTPREPEA; encoded by the coding sequence ATGGACACCGCTTTGCAGAACCTGAAAAAATACTGGGGTTATACCTCGTTCCTGCCTCACCAGGAGGCGATTATCCGTTCGGTTCTCGCAGGGAACGATACCCTTGCCATCATGGCCACCGGCGGGGGAAAATCGCTCTGTTACCAGCTTCCAGCACTCAGCCATGATGGCCTTACCCTCGTCATCTCTCCCCTGATATCCTTAATGAAAGACCAGGTAGATGATCTCAATGAGAGGGGGATTCCTGCAGCCGCCTATACCGGTTCTTTGGATTCAAAACAAAAGAACCTGCTTCTCCAGGGAATCCAGAAAAGAACTCTTCGCCTGCTTTTCATATCGCCCGAACGCTGCATGCAGCCCCAGTTCCTGGAGTCCCTCCGGAATACCAATGTGAACCTGGTGGCAATCGATGAAGCCCACTGCATATCCGAATGGGGTCCGAATTTCCGGCCTGAATACCGGCAGCTTTCACAGGTGAAAAAAACCTTTCCCGGGGTAACCGTCATTGCACTGACCGCGTCGGCAATACCCGAAGTCAGGCAAGACATCTGCCTCCAGCTGGGCCTTCTGGAGGTCAAGGAATTTATCGGCAGTTTCAACCGCCCGAATCTTGAGTATCGTGTGATTCCGAAGAAGAATCCTCTGGTCTTCCTTGCCCATTACATCGGCCAGCACCGGCTGGATGCCGGCATAATTTACTGCCTGAGCAAGAAAGAGACTGAGGAGGTTGCAACCGAACTTCGAAGGAGGGGATTTTCTGCCAATGCCTATCATGCAGGACTCTCCCCCCAGGTACGGTCCCGGGTACAGGATGCCTTTCTTGGAGGAACGATAAAAATCATCTGCGCTACCGTTGCGTTTGGTATGGGTATCGATATGCCCGATGTCCGGTATGTAATTCACTATGTTCTTCCAAAAACCATTGAATCCTATTACCAGGAAACTGGCAGGGCCGGACGGGATGGAAAATACAGCGAATGCATCCTTTTATACAGCAAGAGCGATGGCGCCCGCGTCCGATCCATGCTCGAACATGACAACATGTCCGGGCAGAGCCTCCGTGTTTCAATAAAAAAACTGCAGGAGATGATTGCATACTGCGAACATACCGGCTGCAGGCGCCGGTTTCTGCTTGAATATTTCGGTGAGACTTATGGTCCGGAGAACTGTGGATCCTGCGATAACTGCGATCATCCCCCGGATATGTCCGATGCAACGGATATTGCCCGATTGATTGTTTCCTCCATACAACAAATGCCGGGTTTGTTTGGAACTGAACTCAATATCGATGTTCTCCGGGGATCGAAAAATGCAAAGATCCAGGATTACCACCTGTTTACCCTGCCTTCTTACAGCGCCGGGAAAAAGTATGGAAGGGATGATTACCGCATCTGGATCAATGAGCTCATACGCCAGGGATTTCTTGTCAGGACCGGGGACAAATACCCGGTCATCTCCGTTACCGGTAAAGGATCGGAGCTGATCAAGGGAAGATTGCGCGTGATGCTCCCGGTGAGCACACCTGCCCTGTCGAAATCATCCGGGCCAGTTACCGTAAAGGACCTGAATGCCGATGACGGGATTTTATTCAAAAAACTAAGAGTCCTCCGGAAATCCCTTGCAGATGCAAACGGATATCCCCCGTTCATGATCTTTCCCGATAAAACACTACTTGAGATGGTCCGGTTGAAGCCCGATGACCGGGAGAGCCTCTCGGCCATTTCCGGTATCGGCCCGGTCAAACGGGACCGGTATGGTGAGATCTTCTTAAAAGAGATAAACACGCCCCGTGAACCTGAAGCCTGA